A genomic window from Sulfurospirillum multivorans DSM 12446 includes:
- the rfbG gene encoding CDP-glucose 4,6-dehydratase: MESLVMQHLFGGMYKNKTVLVTGHTGFKGSWLVFWLKQMGANVIGYSLSAPTTPNHLELLKLDIVSVIGDIRDLEKLDHTFDTYKPDIVFHLAAQALVRPSYVNPIETYETNVIGTLKVFEACRKHQLKAIVNITSDKAYENREWVWGYRENDPMGGYDPYSSSKGCADLLATSYRNSYFNINEYKKSHQTLLATCRAGNVIGGGDWAHDRLITDIMLSVSQGKKVSIRNPKATRPWQHVLEPLSGYLQVGQKLLEEKVAFGEAWNFGPSDEGSICVEEVVLHVKQHWDKIDYEINQVPNQLHEASLLKLDCSKAHIKLHWKDVWDSKKTFEKTVKWYRSFYEENIILTQHDLEHYISDAVCKKIEWAI; the protein is encoded by the coding sequence ATGGAAAGTTTGGTAATGCAACATCTTTTTGGTGGAATGTATAAAAATAAAACCGTTTTAGTCACAGGACATACAGGCTTTAAAGGCTCGTGGCTTGTTTTTTGGCTAAAACAAATGGGTGCTAATGTTATAGGTTATTCTCTATCTGCTCCTACAACTCCTAATCATCTTGAACTTTTAAAATTGGATATCGTCTCTGTTATTGGAGATATAAGAGATTTAGAAAAGCTCGATCATACATTTGATACCTACAAGCCAGATATCGTTTTTCATCTTGCTGCGCAAGCGTTAGTCAGACCTTCGTATGTAAATCCAATAGAAACCTATGAAACTAATGTGATAGGAACCCTTAAAGTCTTTGAAGCATGTCGTAAACATCAGCTTAAAGCGATTGTAAATATCACCAGTGATAAAGCGTATGAAAACAGAGAATGGGTTTGGGGATATCGCGAAAATGACCCAATGGGTGGGTATGATCCTTACAGTTCCTCCAAAGGGTGTGCCGATTTGCTAGCAACCTCTTATCGAAACTCTTATTTTAATATCAATGAATATAAAAAATCGCATCAGACACTGCTTGCAACGTGCCGAGCCGGTAATGTGATTGGTGGAGGCGATTGGGCTCACGATAGATTGATAACAGATATTATGCTCTCTGTTTCACAAGGTAAAAAAGTGAGTATTCGCAATCCAAAAGCAACCAGACCCTGGCAACACGTGCTCGAGCCTCTTAGTGGCTATTTGCAAGTAGGGCAAAAACTTCTTGAAGAAAAAGTAGCATTTGGAGAGGCTTGGAACTTTGGACCAAGTGATGAAGGAAGTATTTGCGTTGAAGAGGTTGTTTTACATGTAAAACAACATTGGGATAAAATTGACTATGAGATCAATCAAGTACCGAATCAGCTTCATGAGGCTAGTCTTTTGAAATTAGATTGTTCAAAAGCGCATATAAAGCTTCATTGGAAGGACGTTTGGGATAGCAAAAAAACATTTGAGAAGACCGTAAAATGGTATAGATCTTTCTATGAAGAAAATATAATTTTGACACAACACGATTTAGAACATTATATTAGTGATGCTGTATGTAAAAAAATTGAGTGGGCAATATAA
- the rfbF gene encoding glucose-1-phosphate cytidylyltransferase gives MKVLLLAGGFGTRLSEETDIRPKPMVDIGSKPILWHIMKIYSHYGFNEFVILLGYKGYYIKEFFANYFLHQSDVTIDMSDGSMQVHNNSSEPWKVTLLDTGLESMTGGRVKRAQDFIGNEPFMLTYGDGVSDINIEELVTFHKSHGKAMTMTSAQPDGRFGALNIADNSQVTHFLEKPKGDGGWINAGFFVCEPKVFDYITEGNDTIFEQTPLQNLAKDGEIFTFKHNGFWKPMDTLRDKQELQKLWDSGKAPWKVW, from the coding sequence ATGAAAGTGTTGCTATTAGCAGGTGGATTTGGTACGAGACTTTCTGAAGAGACTGATATTCGCCCAAAACCTATGGTAGATATCGGGAGCAAACCAATTTTATGGCATATTATGAAAATATATTCTCATTATGGTTTTAATGAGTTTGTAATACTGCTTGGCTACAAAGGTTATTATATTAAAGAATTCTTCGCAAATTATTTTTTACACCAGAGTGATGTTACGATAGATATGTCTGATGGCTCTATGCAAGTACACAACAATTCCAGTGAGCCATGGAAAGTCACACTTCTTGATACAGGTCTTGAAAGTATGACAGGTGGACGAGTTAAAAGAGCTCAAGATTTTATTGGCAATGAGCCTTTTATGCTTACTTATGGTGATGGCGTAAGTGATATAAATATTGAAGAACTTGTAACCTTTCATAAATCTCATGGTAAAGCCATGACAATGACAAGTGCACAGCCAGATGGAAGATTTGGCGCTCTGAATATTGCAGATAACAGCCAAGTTACCCATTTTCTTGAAAAACCAAAAGGCGATGGTGGATGGATTAATGCAGGATTTTTTGTCTGTGAGCCTAAAGTATTTGATTATATTACAGAGGGTAATGATACTATTTTTGAGCAAACTCCTCTTCAAAATTTAGCCAAAGATGGTGAAATTTTTACATTCAAACATAATGGTTTTTGGAAGCCGATGGATACATTAAGAGATAAACAAGAATTGCAAAAGCTTTGGGATAGTGGCAAAGCACCATGGAAAGTTTGGTAA
- a CDS encoding GDP-L-fucose synthase family protein, which produces MNKTSKIYVAGHRGLVGSAIVKNLTCKGYTNIITRTHAELDLTHQEAVKSFFEQEKPEYVFLAAAKVGGIVANNTYRADFIYENLQIQNNVIHQSYVQGVKKLLFLGSTCIYPKNTPQPMNEESLLTNELEYTNEPYAIAKIAGIKMCESYNLQYGTNFISVMPTNLYGPNDNFDLQTSHVLPALIRKIHEAKQRVDKEVEIWGSGKPRREFLYSEDMADACVFIMEKVDFKDVAKDKKEVRNTHINIGTGKEVSIQELAELVQKVIGYEGKLIYNTSKPDGTMLKLCDSSKLHALGWNHKMELDEGIKTVYELFVSQGLQK; this is translated from the coding sequence ATGAATAAAACCAGCAAAATTTATGTCGCAGGGCACCGAGGGCTTGTGGGTTCTGCGATTGTGAAAAACCTTACATGTAAAGGGTATACAAACATCATTACACGAACCCATGCCGAGCTTGATTTGACCCATCAAGAAGCCGTCAAAAGTTTTTTTGAGCAAGAAAAACCAGAGTATGTTTTTTTAGCAGCTGCCAAAGTTGGGGGGATTGTCGCAAACAATACCTATAGAGCGGATTTTATCTATGAGAATTTACAGATTCAAAATAATGTCATTCATCAAAGCTATGTACAAGGTGTAAAAAAATTGCTCTTTTTAGGCTCAACCTGCATTTACCCTAAAAATACACCACAGCCAATGAATGAAGAATCTTTACTTACGAATGAGCTTGAATATACCAATGAGCCTTATGCCATAGCCAAAATTGCAGGTATCAAAATGTGCGAGAGTTATAATCTTCAATATGGCACTAACTTTATCTCTGTCATGCCAACCAACCTGTATGGACCTAATGATAATTTTGATCTTCAAACATCCCATGTTCTCCCTGCGCTTATTCGCAAAATTCACGAAGCAAAGCAACGTGTGGACAAAGAAGTTGAAATTTGGGGAAGCGGAAAACCAAGAAGAGAGTTTTTATACTCTGAAGATATGGCAGATGCGTGTGTTTTTATCATGGAAAAAGTTGATTTTAAAGATGTTGCGAAAGATAAAAAAGAGGTTCGCAATACGCATATTAATATTGGCACAGGCAAAGAGGTTAGTATTCAAGAATTAGCAGAATTAGTCCAAAAGGTGATTGGGTATGAAGGAAAGCTTATTTACAATACTTCAAAACCTGATGGAACCATGTTGAAACTCTGCGATTCTTCCAAATTACATGCTTTGGGTTGGAACCATAAGATGGAATTGGATGAGGGGATTAAGACAGTTTATGAGCTTTTTGTATCGCAAGGACTACAAAAATGA
- a CDS encoding nucleotidyltransferase domain-containing protein, with product MRLSFFEVESIVMTFKEVFGQGKIYLFGSRADDTQKGGDIDLFLDVPYSEDIYSKKTVFLIKLEEKIGEQKVDIVFQRDDTRLIEQEIHKHKVELNMDQIKLQKYFQECEKHLQRMKKAYDVTKEILPLSHHQYSNLTDEEVKNIDQFLFRFSKLQDTIGDKIFKLILQNYNPDFQKLSFLDFLHELEKREILTSAEDWILLRKVRNNIAHQYDDEPEAMSQAINDIFAQFDTLKHIFENLKNNYKVEMPHE from the coding sequence ATGCGTTTATCATTTTTTGAAGTCGAATCTATTGTTATGACATTTAAAGAGGTATTTGGACAGGGAAAAATATATCTTTTTGGTAGTCGTGCAGACGATACACAAAAAGGTGGTGATATTGACCTTTTTTTGGATGTTCCTTATAGTGAAGATATCTACTCAAAAAAAACCGTGTTTTTAATCAAACTTGAAGAAAAAATAGGCGAGCAAAAAGTTGATATAGTGTTTCAAAGAGATGATACAAGGCTCATAGAGCAAGAGATTCACAAGCACAAGGTGGAATTAAATATGGATCAAATTAAACTTCAAAAATATTTTCAAGAATGTGAAAAGCATTTACAAAGAATGAAAAAAGCTTATGACGTAACGAAAGAGATATTACCCCTTTCTCATCATCAATATAGCAATTTAACAGATGAAGAAGTGAAAAATATCGATCAATTTTTATTTAGATTTTCAAAGCTACAAGATACGATAGGCGATAAAATCTTCAAACTAATTTTGCAAAATTACAATCCTGATTTTCAAAAGTTAAGTTTTTTAGATTTCTTGCATGAACTAGAAAAAAGAGAAATTCTTACCAGTGCTGAAGATTGGATACTTTTAAGAAAAGTTAGAAATAATATTGCCCATCAATATGATGATGAGCCTGAAGCGATGAGTCAAGCGATTAATGATATCTTCGCACAGTTCGATACGCTAAAACATATTTTTGAAAATTTGAAAAATAACTATAAAGTTGAGATGCCTCATGAATAA